One window from the genome of Dyadobacter sp. CECT 9275 encodes:
- the fdhA gene encoding formaldehyde dehydrogenase, glutathione-independent, which produces MCQNHGVAYIKPGEVAVQEIEYPKLAIGNRKCEHGVILKIVSTNICGSDQHMVRGRTTAPAGLVLGHEITGIVLEAGRDVEFIKVGDLVSVPFNIACGRCRNCKEGKTGICLNVNPARPGAAYGYVDMGGWVGGQAEYVMVPYADFNLLKFPDKDQGMAYIKDLTLLSDIFPTGYHGAVTAGVGPGSIVYVAGAGPVGLACAASCHLLGAAVVIVGDMIPERLQQAKSFGCEVIDLTQDTPLEEAIAAIIGIPEVDCFVDCVGFEARGHGAHAAEERPATVLNTAMAVTRAGGAIGIPGLYVTGDPGAKDKAAQEGSLSIRIGLGWAKSHSFYTGQCPVMKYHRQLMNAILYDKIKIAKAVNVEVISLKDAPRGYHDFDKGAAKKFVIDPHNMIMN; this is translated from the coding sequence ATGTGCCAGAATCATGGAGTAGCTTACATTAAACCGGGAGAAGTAGCCGTCCAGGAGATTGAATACCCAAAACTTGCTATTGGTAACCGTAAATGCGAACATGGAGTAATCCTCAAAATTGTTTCGACCAATATTTGCGGTAGTGACCAGCACATGGTCAGGGGCCGTACGACCGCCCCGGCGGGCCTTGTACTGGGCCACGAAATCACTGGAATTGTACTGGAAGCAGGCCGGGATGTGGAATTTATCAAGGTGGGCGACCTGGTTTCGGTACCCTTTAATATTGCCTGCGGCAGGTGCAGAAATTGCAAGGAAGGAAAAACGGGAATCTGCCTCAATGTGAATCCGGCACGTCCGGGCGCGGCCTATGGTTATGTGGACATGGGTGGCTGGGTAGGCGGGCAGGCAGAATATGTGATGGTTCCCTATGCCGATTTTAACCTTCTGAAATTCCCTGACAAAGACCAGGGCATGGCCTACATCAAGGATCTTACGCTGCTGTCGGACATTTTCCCGACGGGCTACCACGGAGCCGTTACGGCAGGGGTAGGGCCAGGTTCCATTGTTTATGTGGCAGGAGCGGGCCCGGTAGGGCTGGCCTGTGCGGCCTCCTGCCATTTGCTCGGCGCGGCGGTAGTGATTGTAGGGGATATGATCCCTGAAAGGCTGCAACAGGCCAAAAGCTTTGGCTGTGAGGTGATTGACCTTACCCAGGATACACCGCTGGAAGAGGCGATTGCGGCCATTATCGGTATCCCCGAAGTAGATTGTTTTGTAGATTGCGTAGGATTTGAAGCAAGAGGGCATGGTGCACATGCTGCCGAGGAAAGGCCTGCAACCGTTCTGAATACCGCCATGGCCGTCACACGTGCCGGTGGTGCAATCGGTATTCCCGGCCTGTATGTTACCGGAGACCCCGGCGCAAAGGACAAGGCAGCACAGGAAGGTAGCTTGAGTATCAGAATAGGGCTTGGCTGGGCCAAATCCCACTCTTTTTACACCGGTCAATGCCCGGTGATGAAATACCACCGCCAGCTGATGAATGCCATTTTATATGACAAAATTAAAATTGCCAAAGCCGTAAATGTTGAGGTGATCAGTCTGAAAGATGCACCGCGTGGTTACCACGATTTTGACAAAGGTGCGGCCAAGAAGTTTGTTATTGATCCGCACAATATGATCATGAACTAA
- a CDS encoding NAD-dependent epimerase/dehydratase family protein: MGIRAIITGATGMVGEGVLHECLKNDLVEAVLVINRKPCGVTHSKLKEIIHPDFYDLSAIEALLSGYNACYFCLGVSSVGIGKEAYFKLTHTLTLHVAGVLSKQNPDMTFCYISGAGTDSTEKGSGWASVKGKTENDLMKLPFRAVYAFRPGFIKPIEGLSRTHPYYKYITWLFPIGRAIYPAGFCTLRELAAAMIRVADNGYFKKIVDGKDIIKLGKEA; this comes from the coding sequence ATGGGCATAAGAGCAATTATAACCGGTGCAACCGGAATGGTGGGAGAAGGCGTCCTGCACGAATGCCTGAAAAATGACCTGGTGGAAGCGGTACTCGTGATCAACAGAAAACCATGCGGCGTTACGCATTCTAAATTAAAGGAAATAATTCATCCGGATTTCTATGATCTCTCGGCCATCGAAGCGTTGCTTTCAGGCTACAATGCCTGTTATTTTTGTCTGGGGGTATCTTCGGTAGGCATCGGGAAAGAAGCTTATTTCAAGCTGACACACACCCTTACCTTACATGTTGCCGGTGTACTAAGCAAACAAAACCCCGACATGACCTTTTGTTATATCTCAGGCGCTGGCACAGACAGCACCGAAAAAGGCAGCGGCTGGGCCAGCGTGAAGGGCAAAACGGAGAACGATCTGATGAAATTGCCATTCCGGGCGGTTTATGCATTTCGCCCCGGATTTATCAAACCAATTGAAGGGCTCTCCAGAACACATCCTTATTACAAATATATCACCTGGCTTTTCCCGATTGGAAGAGCTATATATCCCGCAGGTTTTTGTACCCTTCGGGAGCTGGCCGCGGCGATGATCCGGGTAGCAGACAACGGTTACTTTAAAAAGATAGTTGACGGAAAAGACATTATAAAACTGGGGAAAGAAGCCTGA